In Banduia mediterranea, the genomic stretch TCATGAAGTGAGGGAAATCCTTGAATTGGCCCCCACCTTAACCGCGCGATACCGGCGCCGTCATTCAGGCTCGTGCAAGCCTCCAGCTGCCACGACCGCGCTGCGCTTTCACGGAGACCGCGCGGTCTCCGGAGTCCACGGCGGCGGCAAGGGTGGCGCCGGCACGCGCACGAAACGCAGGTGTCGGCCGGCATCGGCCACACCGAGCTGTTCCGGCATACGCGTCTCCAGCCGCAGCGTCTTGCCGTGACGCACCACCTCCAGACGCAGCGTGTTCTCACCACTGAGCTTGGCGAGCTTTTCGAGAGCTTCTCTTGGATTGTGGATGGCTTCGCCGTCGATCTGGCGAATCACGTCGCCGCTCTTGAGTTCGATGTCGGCGGCCTCCGGCACCGCGATGACCAGCACGCCGCCATCGGTTCGAAAATAGGCCGCCAGATCCGCGTCCATGCTCGCCAGCTGCAAGGGCGGCAACAGGTTCTGACCGAAGGGGCCGTCCGGCAGGTCGTCCAGCGCGTCCAGCTCGGTCCAGTTCAACGTGGGCAGTTTCTGCAGCTCCGGCAGATCCTTCAGCGACAGGGCCACCGGACGACTGGCCTCGGCGACCGTCTTGTGGCGCTGGCCATCGCGCTCATATTCGATGCGCACCTGGTCTCCGGGCTTGAACTGCGTCATTTCTTCGCGCAGGCGGACTTCCGGACGGCCGTCCTCGGCCGACACCACCAGGCTGCGCCCTTCGATCGACAGCAGCAGGTCGCCGGCCTGGAGGCCGGCCTGCTCGGCGCCGCTGCCGGGTGTGACCGCCTGCACGCGCACGCCGCGAACATCGCCGTCCGCAGCCGGGCCCGGCACCACGATCACGCCAAGCACGGCCTTGCGCGGATCGGCGGCAAAGTCGAAGGCATACGCCAGAGGATTGGCCGCAGCGCCGCTGTCCTGCGAAACCTCGGCGAGTTGGCGGGCGGCGCTGCGCAGTTCGTCACGCGCAGCTTCCAGGGCCGCCCGCGCCTGCTCCAGATCGGATTCAAGCGTTCCTGATGTCGGTGCGTCCGGCCCCTCGGCGGCACCCGCCCGCCAGGGCGCGGTGAGCAGCGCGAGCGCCACCACCGTGCCAAGTCCTGCCCTGCGTATCAGCGATCGATTCATCCCTGGGTACTCCTGCGCGGCACGGACCGCTTCAGTCGACGCGTGCAACGCGGTAGGCCACCGGAACCGCGTGCGGCGTGGCGGCTTCGTGCAGGTTGACGAGCTGGCTCATCAGCGCGACCCGCCGCTGCCACAGGGCCTCGGCCTGTCCGGGTTGATGCCCGGCATCGACATGATTGAGTTGAACGTCCACCAGCGTGAGATCGCGCTGCAGAGCTTCCACACGTGCTTCACGGCGGGAATCCCAGACCACCACTCGGGGACGTGCGGCAGCAAGTTCGCGTTCCAGCACACCCGATTCACCGATCAGGCGCGCCAGCTCGGACTGTGGCGGCGATTCGATGATCTCGCCCGGCGGTAGCGCCAGCCACAACAAGGCCACCGCCACCAGCAGCGACGCGGCCATCGCGAATCCGGCAGCGAAGCGGTGCCGGCGCTGCCGCGTCTGGCGGTCCATCCGCGCCTGCATCGCCGCCCAGCCCGCGGACGGCGGCGTTGGTTCCGGCAGGGCACGCAGACGCTCGCCCAAAGCTGATGGGGTTTGTGTGGGGTTCATATCGCCAGCGTCTTGGGAGTACATGGGCTCACCTCCTGCTGCTGCGCCGGCGCCCCCTCCGTCACCAGCAACGTGCGCAACTTCTGATGGGCGCGGGCCAGTTGAGACTTCGAAAAACTCACGGACTTGCCCGCCATGCCTGCAATTTCCTGATGTGTATAGCCTTCCACGTGATACAGCCACAACACCGCACGCGGCACCTCCGGCAACAGACCCAGGGCCCGTTCGAGGTCGACGGTCGAGCTGTCGTGCCAAACCAGGGCCGTCGGCGGTGCCTCCTCCGGCGCGAACAGCTCCAGCGTCAGCCG encodes the following:
- a CDS encoding RNA polymerase sigma factor, yielding MRATFDAALSAETLARARTGARDAQELIYRAFERPVYALVRRMVGCPDSAQDLMQDTFLRAFKCLGQYRGDAPFGAWLRRIAATEALMHLRRGRLTLELFAPEEAPPTALVWHDSSTVDLERALGLLPEVPRAVLWLYHVEGYTHQEIAGMAGKSVSFSKSQLARAHQKLRTLLVTEGAPAQQQEVSPCTPKTLAI
- a CDS encoding PDZ domain-containing protein is translated as MNRSLIRRAGLGTVVALALLTAPWRAGAAEGPDAPTSGTLESDLEQARAALEAARDELRSAARQLAEVSQDSGAAANPLAYAFDFAADPRKAVLGVIVVPGPAADGDVRGVRVQAVTPGSGAEQAGLQAGDLLLSIEGRSLVVSAEDGRPEVRLREEMTQFKPGDQVRIEYERDGQRHKTVAEASRPVALSLKDLPELQKLPTLNWTELDALDDLPDGPFGQNLLPPLQLASMDADLAAYFRTDGGVLVIAVPEAADIELKSGDVIRQIDGEAIHNPREALEKLAKLSGENTLRLEVVRHGKTLRLETRMPEQLGVADAGRHLRFVRVPAPPLPPPWTPETARSP